A window of Puniceicoccus vermicola genomic DNA:
CGCGCGCACTCTGGGACGAGGATGCCGGTCGATATGGTCAGGCTTCGCGGATCATGGCTGATTTTGTTCAGCGACAGGGGGAGGCCATGCTGGTCGATGCCCAGGAACCTCGGGCAGTGCAGATCGCTGCGCTCATTGGCGAGTCGCTCGGTCCACTGGCGGAAGATCCTCCCGGCCGTAGCCGCACTGACCGGAGAGCGGCTGGAAAGCGTTTTGAGGTCTATTCCGTCCTCGTGGTTCCGGTAGAGCTTATGGCGAAGCTTCTCGGTCGACCGGCGCCACGGGCGGATCCCCGGAGGAGCGGGAACGAAACTCCGGCGACAATCCAGACACTGCCA
This region includes:
- a CDS encoding transposase family protein, giving the protein MINREIGIKGYRMIGVESISSQRSEVHVSPKEAPERCPCCGGDRLHSKGRYKRRASHLDLMSSRCDLVVHTRRWQCLDCRRSFVPAPPGIRPWRRSTEKLRHKLYRNHEDGIDLKTLSSRSPVSAATAGRIFRQWTERLANERSDLHCPRFLGIDQHGLPLSLNKISHDPRSLTISTGILVPECARFFTVRVYRKISG